A region from the Triticum urartu cultivar G1812 chromosome 1, Tu2.1, whole genome shotgun sequence genome encodes:
- the LOC125537314 gene encoding putative proline-rich receptor-like protein kinase PERK6, which produces MYAPPPAPHAAVHPWQSGGGATASHQPPPHAAVTGGTVSYADLAAATDGFSDAKLLGQGGFGHVYRGTLGAGAAAREVAIKRLRAVSGQGEREFRAEVESIGRVHHRNLVSLLGYCIHGDQRLLVYEHVPNHTLESHLHHAGDGPTLLDWERRWRIALGAAKGLAYLHEDCHPKIIHRDIKAANILLDDNFEPKVADFGLAKIQHGDDSHVSTRVMGTFGYMAPEYTNTGKITDRSDVFSFGVVLLEIITGKRPVLSDEADQDDETLVSWARPLLTKALDGELSVELIDPRLEANYDAHEMQRLIACAAAAVRHTARSRPRVSQIVRYLEGELPLEALNGGVEPGQSEAHDATTTEQLRRMRRMAFLQRGADSGNTGATGFVSEATSEYGLCASSSSSDGDAAQSTSRAPGWQHPGDNNVGRAGRHSGELGAMSRRTRPGRAGLE; this is translated from the exons ATGTACGCGCCACCACCAGCGCCACACGCAGCGGTCCACCCGTGGCAGAGCGGCGGCGGCGCCACGGCCTCCCACCAGCCTCCCCCACACGCGGCGGTCACCGGCGGCACGGTGTCGTACGCGGACCTGGCGGCGGCGACGGACGGGTTCTCGGACGCCAAGCTGCTGGGGCAGGGCGGGTTCGGGCATGTGTACCGCGGCACGCTgggcgcgggcgcggcggcgcgggaggTGGCCATCAAGCGGCTCCGGGCCGTCAGCGGTCAGGGCGAGCGCGAGTTCCGCGCCGAGGTGGAGAGCATCGGCCGCGTGCACCACCGCAACCTCGTCTCGCTGCTGGGGTACTGCATCCATGGCGACCAGCGGCTGCTCGTCTACGAGCACGTCCCCAACCACACTCTCGAGTCCCACCTGCACCACGCCGGCGACGGGCCGACGCTGCTGGACTGGGAGCGCCGGTGGCGCATCGCGCTCGGGGCGGCCAAGGGCTTGGCCTACCTGCACGAGGACT GTCATCCTAAGATCATCCATCGCGACATCAAGGCGGCCAACATCCTTCTAGATGACAACTTTGAGCCCAAG GTTGCCGACTTTGGGCTGGCCAAGATCCAGCACGGAGACGACAGCCATGTTTCTACGCGGGTGATGGGGACTTTCGG GTACATGGCGCCGGAGTACACCAACACCGGGAAAATAACCGACCGGTCCGACGTCTTCTCCTTCGGCGTCGTGCTTCTGGAGATCATCACCGGCAAGAGACCGGTCCTGTCCGACGAGGCCGACCAGGACGACGAGACTCTGGTCTCTTGG GCACGGCCTCTGCTGACAAAAGCTCTGGATGGGGAGCTCTCCGTGGAGCTCATCGACCCAAGGCTGGAGGCCAACTACGACGCCCACGAGATGCAGCGGCTCatcgcctgcgccgccgccgccgtgcgcCACACGGCACGCTCCCGCCCACGAGTGAGCCAG ATCGTCCGGTACCTGGAGGGCGAGCTGCCGCTAGAGGCGCTCAACGGCGGCGTGGAGCCGGGGCAGAGCGAGGCGCACGACGCCACCACCACGGAGCAGCTGCGGCGGATGAGGAGGATGGCGTTCCTGCAGCGGGGCGCCGACAGCGGCAACACGGGCGCCACCGGCTTCGTCAGCGAGGCCACGAGCGAGTACGGGCTGTGCGCCTCCAGCTCCAGCAGCGACGGCGACGCCGCGCAGAGCACGAGCCGCGCGCCCGGCTGGCAGCACCCCGGCGACAACAACGTGGGCAGGGCGGGGCGGCACTCCGGCGAGCTCGGAGCCATGAGCCGGCGCACGCGCCCGGGCCGCGCCGGCCTGGAGTGA